In Morganella morganii, the following are encoded in one genomic region:
- the leuE gene encoding leucine efflux protein LeuE, with amino-acid sequence MFENLGILNIGTYIIGVIFIILVPGPNSLYVLKSSATFGYKKGYQAALGVFTGDAVLIMLSFLGVASVIKASPALFTAVRYLGAAYLLYLGLKILYATFMQKKGHHEDKPLKAENAFNKALILSLTNPKAILFYVSFFIQFIDFNYSHPAVSYGVLALILETVSFLYLSFLIYSGTKLSQFFRHKKQAAKVGNSTIGLFFMGFAAKLALFTA; translated from the coding sequence ATGTTTGAAAATCTGGGCATACTGAATATCGGTACTTATATTATCGGCGTTATTTTTATTATCCTTGTGCCGGGGCCGAACTCACTGTATGTCCTTAAATCCAGTGCGACATTCGGATATAAAAAAGGTTACCAGGCCGCACTGGGCGTATTTACCGGTGATGCGGTACTGATCATGTTGTCATTTCTGGGCGTGGCCTCAGTGATTAAAGCCTCTCCGGCATTATTTACCGCCGTGCGTTACCTCGGTGCTGCGTATTTATTGTATCTGGGACTGAAAATCCTCTATGCCACTTTTATGCAGAAGAAGGGGCATCATGAGGATAAGCCGCTGAAAGCGGAAAATGCCTTTAATAAAGCCCTGATCCTGAGCCTGACAAACCCGAAAGCGATTCTGTTTTATGTCTCTTTCTTTATCCAGTTTATTGATTTTAATTATTCTCATCCGGCGGTGAGTTATGGCGTGCTGGCGCTGATTCTGGAAACGGTCAGTTTTTTGTATCTCTCCTTTTTAATTTACAGCGGCACTAAATTATCACAGTTCTTCCGCCACAAAAAACAGGCGGCAAAAGTGGGCAACAGCACCATCGGACTGTTTTTTATGGGCTTTGCCGCCAAACTGGCGCTGTTTACGGCGTAA
- a CDS encoding MFS transporter, with protein sequence MNRLRYFAVTTAICLGTFMATLDISIVNVALPAIQHDLDAPMVSLQWLIDAYTLCLSALILSAGPLSDRYGRKKMWLAGVLIFTFGSLLCALADTLPLLLSGRVVQGIAAALLIPGALSLITHTFADNQQRIRVIGIWSSVSALSLITGPILGGVLVHTTRWEGIFLINIPVGIITFLLGQYGIRESADPEKAAFDPAGQLLSIAALGCVTYGLTEAGIHGWLHPLTLLTVTGGIIFLLLFLYTESRVAKPLLPLADFGRREYLHYNLASFVIGFAAYTNVFFIALFLQKAQGWNALEAGWRMSPEFIAMALFAFSFGRIARKLSIRLILGTGLLLTAAACGLMTLLTPYTPYPLTGLMLFMLGTGMGLSIPATGALIMHAADPARSGVASATLNMMRQTGMTLGVALLGTLMIQRAVSIAQHRQLPSAEQLITGALSGELTVAVQNTVYEAFAGGFNLAMAGAALSAVWVFILIFYPRGRKMPQENGKITL encoded by the coding sequence ATGAACAGACTTCGTTATTTTGCCGTTACTACCGCGATTTGCCTGGGTACTTTTATGGCAACGCTGGATATCAGTATCGTGAATGTGGCACTGCCGGCCATTCAGCATGATTTGGATGCACCGATGGTGTCATTACAGTGGCTGATAGATGCTTATACATTGTGCTTATCCGCCCTTATCCTGTCCGCCGGTCCGCTGAGTGACCGTTACGGGCGCAAAAAGATGTGGCTGGCGGGAGTACTGATTTTTACCTTTGGCTCACTGCTTTGTGCACTGGCGGATACGCTGCCGTTGCTGCTATCAGGACGGGTGGTACAGGGGATAGCGGCGGCGTTACTGATCCCCGGAGCCTTGTCGCTGATCACGCATACTTTTGCGGATAATCAGCAGCGGATCCGTGTGATTGGTATCTGGTCATCGGTCAGTGCGCTGTCACTGATTACCGGACCGATCCTCGGCGGCGTGCTGGTGCATACCACCCGCTGGGAAGGCATTTTTCTGATCAATATTCCGGTTGGTATAATCACGTTTCTGCTCGGGCAGTACGGCATCCGTGAAAGTGCGGATCCGGAGAAAGCGGCGTTTGATCCGGCAGGGCAGTTACTCAGTATCGCAGCGCTGGGCTGTGTGACATACGGGCTGACAGAGGCGGGTATTCATGGCTGGCTGCATCCGCTGACGCTGTTAACTGTCACCGGCGGAATTATTTTTCTTTTATTATTTCTGTACACCGAAAGCCGGGTGGCAAAACCGCTGCTGCCGCTGGCGGATTTCGGACGCCGCGAGTATCTGCACTATAATCTGGCCTCGTTTGTGATTGGTTTTGCGGCTTACACCAATGTGTTTTTTATCGCGCTGTTTTTACAGAAAGCGCAGGGCTGGAATGCCCTTGAAGCAGGATGGCGGATGTCGCCGGAATTTATCGCCATGGCGCTGTTTGCATTCTCTTTCGGGCGGATCGCCCGCAAACTGAGTATCCGGCTGATCCTCGGCACCGGTCTGCTGCTGACCGCAGCGGCCTGCGGGCTGATGACTTTACTGACGCCGTATACGCCGTATCCGCTGACAGGGCTGATGCTGTTTATGCTCGGCACCGGTATGGGATTATCGATTCCCGCCACCGGGGCGCTGATTATGCATGCCGCTGATCCGGCGCGTTCCGGCGTGGCATCGGCGACACTGAATATGATGCGCCAGACCGGTATGACGCTGGGGGTGGCACTGCTTGGTACACTGATGATACAGCGGGCGGTCAGTATTGCGCAGCACCGTCAGCTGCCGTCTGCAGAGCAGCTTATTACCGGCGCACTGAGCGGAGAACTGACAGTTGCCGTGCAGAATACAGTTTATGAAGCCTTTGCGGGCGGGTTTAATCTGGCAATGGCAGGCGCAGCATTATCGGCAGTATGGGTATTTATCCTGATATTTTATCCCCGCGGCCGCAAAATGCCGCAGGAAAACGGGAAAATAACCTTATAA
- a CDS encoding TetR/AcrR family transcriptional regulator, producing the protein MTQSAEHKPRFKPADVRINELMDAAESLFLEKGFDATTVSDIVARAGVAKGTYYHYFAAKPDIYEALRHRYMDWFLSQTQQAMDACAAGDADARLAAWCDRSVTAYTEKQELHDVLFHQGFHQQGNDHENAVLNQLLALIAEGEKHSHWRVAHPDITAMIIYHGMHAAVDTLPQSGHYTAQTLGGVLYEQFLRFLKA; encoded by the coding sequence ATGACTCAGTCAGCAGAACACAAACCCCGTTTTAAACCTGCCGATGTCCGGATCAATGAACTGATGGATGCCGCCGAATCACTGTTTCTCGAAAAGGGATTTGATGCCACTACGGTCAGTGACATTGTGGCGCGGGCCGGTGTCGCCAAGGGAACCTATTACCACTATTTTGCCGCCAAACCGGACATTTACGAGGCATTACGCCACCGTTATATGGACTGGTTTCTGTCACAGACTCAGCAGGCGATGGATGCCTGTGCGGCAGGTGATGCGGATGCCAGACTGGCAGCCTGGTGTGATCGTTCTGTCACGGCCTATACTGAAAAACAGGAACTGCATGATGTCCTGTTCCATCAGGGATTTCACCAGCAGGGCAATGACCATGAAAATGCAGTGCTGAATCAGCTGCTTGCCCTGATTGCGGAAGGTGAGAAGCACAGTCACTGGCGGGTGGCACATCCGGATATCACGGCCATGATTATTTATCACGGTATGCATGCGGCGGTGGATACCCTGCCGCAGTCCGGACACTACACCGCACAGACGCTGGGCGGCGTGCTGTATGAACAGTTTCTGCGCTTTCTGAAGGCCTGA